In the genome of Cryptosporangium aurantiacum, the window CGGAAGCACCCGGGCCGGAACGCCACCCCGAGCACTCGGCCCGCGCCCTCCAGGGTGCGATGCGAGAACGAGCGCATCGGCCCACGGACGGTACCCGGCTGGTCGTCGACGAACGACAGGTGGACGTTGACGCCCGGCGGCAGCAGTTGCCGGAACGGCTCCTGGCCGCGGAGGTCCCAATGCACGACCCAGTAGTGCTGGACGAACGGCGCGAGATCCGCCGATGGCTGCCCGTACCAGTGGCGCTGGAAGTCCGCCCAGCCGCCGCGGAGCCCACGGGTGTCCACGCACGAATGCTAGTCGCGTTTCTTCAAGACACCGCTGACCAGCGACCCTAGCGTCGAGGCATGCACACGATCGTCGCGACGACCGCTCAGCCCACCATCGACGTCATCCGCGGGATCCGGCCGGATCAGCTCGGCGCCGCGACGCCGTGCAGCGAATACGACGTCCGGGCGCTCGTCAACCACCTGCTGTTCTGGGGGCCGTCGCTGGTCGGCGCGGCGCGCAAGGAGTCCGTCCCGCCGCCGGCGCCCAGCGAGCAGGACGCCGACCTGACCGCCGGAGACTGGGCCAAGTCACTGGAGGCCCATCTCGACGAGCTCGTGACGGCCTGGAGCACGCCGGACGCCTGGGAAGGCGTGACGCAGATGGGCGGCCCGATGAAGCTGCCCGCGCCGATGATCGGCGGGATGACGCTGGGCGAGCTGGTCGTGCACGGATGGGACCTCGGCCGCGCCACCGGGCAGTCACCGCGCTGGGACGACGACGTGCTGCGCGCCATCCACGACGGCGCGGCCGCGACCGCCGAGCAGGGCAGGCAGATGGGCATCTACGGACCGGAGGTGCCGGTGCCGGCCGACGCGCCGTGGCTCGACCGTCTCCTCGGCCTCACCGGCCGCGACCCGGCCTGGAAGCCCTGACCGTCGGCGCCCCTCCCCGCAAGGCCTGACGCGACCGCGGCCGAAAGGCCGGAAAGGCTCGGCCGAACCGTCGATCGCTGCGGGGAAAGACACTCCTCACCTACAGTGGAAGTCCTTTCCCCACTGCGGCAGTGAGCGATGATCGACGACGCGAATCAAGCGCCCCTTCACTACCGGGGCGTGATGGTGTCCAGCACCTTCGACGATTTGACGGAACATCGCGAAGCTCTGATGAGGGCCATTCAGGGGCAGGGCATGTTCCCGGTGGCCATGGAGAACGACGCAGCGCTGCCGGCCGGAACCGTTATTGACTCGTCGCTACGGAAAGTGCGCGAGGCCGCGGCCTATGCGGCGATCATCAGCCATCGATACGGGACCATTCCGGACACTTCCGCCAATCCGGATCGCCTTTCGTTGACCGAACTCGAGTTTCGCGAAGCCCGGCGACTCGGCCGACCGATTTTGCTCTTTGTCATGACCGACGACCACCGCGTTACGCGCGGCGCAGTGGAGACCGATCCTGAAAAGATGCTCAAACTCGCCGCGTTC includes:
- a CDS encoding TIGR03086 family metal-binding protein, whose protein sequence is MHTIVATTAQPTIDVIRGIRPDQLGAATPCSEYDVRALVNHLLFWGPSLVGAARKESVPPPAPSEQDADLTAGDWAKSLEAHLDELVTAWSTPDAWEGVTQMGGPMKLPAPMIGGMTLGELVVHGWDLGRATGQSPRWDDDVLRAIHDGAAATAEQGRQMGIYGPEVPVPADAPWLDRLLGLTGRDPAWKP